A stretch of the Macaca mulatta isolate MMU2019108-1 chromosome 14, T2T-MMU8v2.0, whole genome shotgun sequence genome encodes the following:
- the FDXACB1 gene encoding ferredoxin-fold anticodon-binding domain-containing protein 1 has protein sequence MAPRRLLLVGEGNFSFAAALSETLDQNTRLTATCLQRQAELTRDPVARENLRYLRERGIDVRFGVDCTQLTDVFELHDREFNQIYFNFPHCGRKAGVAKNRELLAKFFQSCADVLAEEGEVHVALCRGQGGTPADKPQREWHNSWQVVAMAALGGLILSDVYPFSCKAVPGYKCTGYRSQDKSFHVEGALNHVFTRSLPFEVSQPRIFRIKVGNQWFSFPEPEALVGKLNRGFLEAPSCHPIKTINEKLIAELGKAFPLKRLECSFPLLPQEDASVLPFWNCDFLSAAFWISLHEDNSDSESLTGGTSQDVEDFLVSFSELSLPKNPGRDGKEEACEGTYGQAKVCLRPSLLVHVQDVIEVPDFLSGSLHILSGPVFQKCHILPFTMPAFHETLFILGFNQNLKDGCLQSLLDHLKGILDSLLTQTLLESSKLSSLVEFVLQSNGKDYMIRVKTHNFSPDCTENLIIGSVTTSATSVIHKDQCFVFVSMNLDLLAMLVWCISDWRMLWTFDNRFLKNFVPGKIEPFKSHSLYPPCYVHDISFWIDEKKGFDELEFHTVARAVSQDTVISIQFLSRFQHPKTQQVSLCYRLTYQTCDKALTQQQVASMQSQFRKEIQQRLYVIPR, from the exons ATGGCCCCTCGGCGCCTCCTGTTGGTTGGGGAGGGGAATTTCTCCTTCGCCGCCGCTCTGAGCGAAACCCTGGATCAGAACACTCGTCTTACCGCCACCTGCCTCCAGCGACAGGCCGAGTTGACCCGGGATCCAGTGGCCCGGGAGAATCTGCGGTACCTGCGCGAGCGAG GTATTGATGTACGTTTCGGTGTGGACTGCACCCAGCTGACAGATGTCTTTGAACTGCACGACAGAGAATTTAATCAAATTTATTTCAACTTTCCGCATTGTGGACGCAAAGCTGGCGTAGCTAAGAACAGGGAACTGCTTGCCAAGTTTTTCCAAAG CTGTGCAGACGTTCTTGCAGAGGAAGGAGAAGTCCACGTGGCATTATGTAGAGGACAAGGTGGAACTCCTGCGGATAAGCCCCAGAGAGAATGGCACAACAGTTGGCAAGTGGTTGCCATGGCAGCCCTGGGGGGACTCATTTTAAGTGATGTATATCCATTCAGCTGTAAGGCTGTGCCAGGGTACAAGTGCACTGGATATAG GAGTCAAGATAAGTCCTTTCATGTAGAAGGTGCTTTGAACCATGTCTTCACCAGGAGCTTACCTTTCGAAGTTTCTCAACCCAGAATCTTCAGGATCAAAGTGGGTAACCAGTGGTTTTCCTTTCCAGAACCAGAAGCACTTGTAGGAAAGTTGAACAG GGGTTTCCTGGAAGCACCTTCATGTCATCCTATCAAAACCATAAATGAGAAACTCATTGCTGAATTAGGCAAAGCTTTCCCTCTAAAAAGGCTGGAGTGTTCCTTCCCTTTGCTGCCACAGGAAGATGCCAGTGTTCTTCCTTTCTGGAATTGTGACTTTCTATCAGCTGCTTTTTGGATTAGTCTCCATGAGGATAACTCAGATTCTGAGTCCCTGACTGGTGGGACATCACAAGATGTGGAAGACTTTCTAGTGTCATTTTCAGAACTTAGCCTTCCCAAGAATCCTGGAAGAGACGGTAAAGAAGAAGCTTGTGAAGGAACCTATGGCCAGGCCAAGGTCTGCCTTAGACCTTCTCTCCTAGTGCATGTTCAGGATGTCATTGAAGTACCAGACTTCCTCTCAGGTTCTCTGCACATCCTCAGTGGACCTGTCTTTCAGAAGTGCCACATTCTGCCTTTCACAATGCCAGCATTTCATGAGACTTTATTTATCCTTGGGTTTAACCAAAATCTGAAGGATGGCTGTCTTCAATCACTGCTGGATCATCTGAAGGGCATTCTAGATAGCCTGCTAACCCAGACATTGCTGGAGAGCTCTAAGCTGAGCAGTTTAGTCGAATTTGTCCTTCAATCAAATGGAAAGGATTATATGATTCGTGTGAAGACTCACAATTTTAGCCCAGATTGTACTGAGAATCTAATTATTGGGTCTGTTACCACATCTGCCACTAGTGTTATACATAAAGACCAGTGTTTTGTGTTTGTGTCTATGAACTTGGACTTACTAGCCATGCTTGTCTGGTGTATCTCTGACTGGAGAATGTTGTGGACTTTTGATAACCGTTTCCTGAAAAATTTTGTCCCTGGGAAAATAGAACCCTTCAAAAGTCATTCTCTGTATCCTCCATGTTATGTGCATGATATTAGTTTTTGGATAGATGAGAAGAAAGGATTTGATGAACTAGAGTTTCACACTGTGGCCCGAGCAGTGTCCCAGGACACTGTTATATCCATACAGTTTCTTAGCCGTTTTCAACATCCAAAGACTCAACAGGTCAGTCTCTGCTATAGATTGACCTACCAGACCTGTGACAAGGCCCTCACCCAGCAGCAAGTAGCATCAATGCAGTCCCAGTTTAGGAAGGAGATTCAACAACGCCTATATGTTATACCTCGGTAG